A window of the Ipomoea triloba cultivar NCNSP0323 chromosome 14, ASM357664v1 genome harbors these coding sequences:
- the LOC116004650 gene encoding cytochrome P450 82A3-like, with product MDIMLSLFDGASNNQSLPNGYDTDVVIKSTCLSVLTGAADTSIVTLTWALCLILNNYNVLERIQDELNTHVGKQRWVEESDLKQLIYLQAVIKETLRLYPAAPLGVPHEAIEDCTINGYHIQKGTRILLNIAKIHRDPIVWVEPDKFKPERFLTSHKDIDVKGNNFELIPFSSGRRICPGISLGLPTIQLTLASLFHSFDMRRLSNEPIEMTESSGMTNIKATPVQALLIPRLASNLYG from the exons ATGGACATCATGTTATCCTTATTTGATGGTGCTTCTAATAATCAAAGTCTTCCTAATGGATATGATACTGATGTTGTTATCAAATCTACTTGCCTG AGCGTCTTGACTGGAGCCGCAGACACAAGTATTGTAACATTGACATGGGCTCTCTGCTTAATACTAAATAATTACAATGTGTTGGAGAGAATTCAAGATGAGCTAAACACCCATGTTGGAAAGCAAAGATGGGTCGAGGAATCTGACCTAAAACAATTGATTTACCTACAAGCTGTCATTAAAGAAACATTGCGTTTATATCCGGCAGCCCCACTTGGGGTACCACATGAAGCCATAGAAGATTGCACTATCAATGGTTACCACATCCAGAAGGGTACACGAATATTGCTTAACATTGCAAAGATCCATCGTGATCCAATAGTGTGGGTGGAGCCAGATAAGTTTAAACCTGAGAGATTTTTAACTAGTCACAAAGATATTGACGTTAAGGGTAATAATTTCGAGTTGATTCCATTTAGTAGTGGACGAAGGATATGTCCGGGAATTTCTCTAGGGTTACCAACTATTCAATTGACACTGGCTAGCCTATTTCACAGCTTTGATATGAGAAGGTTGTCAAATGAGCCAATTGAGATGACTGAAAGTAGTGGAATGACTAATATCAAAGCCACTCCAGTACAAGCCCTCCTCATACCACGCTTGGCTTCTAATTTATATGGTTGA
- the LOC116004463 gene encoding probable serine/threonine-protein kinase PBL3, with the protein MGNCVGSSAKVDATLSSHTPSAAEVARVASKTSSYSVPSSLSIPSNGRKSSVDSLPTPRSESEILLSPHVKAFQFNELRNATRNFRPDSLLGEGGFGYVFKGWIDEHTLSAAKPGFGMVVAVKRLKPEGFQGHKEWLTEVNYLGQLHHPNLVKLIGYCTEGENRLLVYEFMPKGSLENHLFRRGPQPLNWATRIKVAIGAARGLAFLHDAKEQVIYRDFKASNILLDAEFNAKLSDFGLAKAGPTGDRTHVSTQVMGTHGYAAPEYVATGRLSAKSDVYSFGVVLLELLSGRRAVDNTNVGVEQNLVDWARPYLGDKRRLFRIMDTKLGGQYPQKAAYTAASLAVQCLSPEPKLRPCMSDVLAALEELQAPKGSSKLLQPEQQQRTPNHPRMSPLKQPRSPMTPTPSASPLLKSPRAR; encoded by the exons ATGGGTAATTGCGTTGGTTCCTCTGCTAAAGTTGATGCCACTTTGAGCTCTCACACCCCCTCTG CTGCTGAAGTGGCAAGAGTTGCCAGCAAAACGAGCAGCTATTCTGTCCCTTCCTCCTTAAGTATTCCGTCAAATGGTAGAAAAAGCAGTGTTGATAGCCTCCCGACTCCACGTTCTGAAAGCGAAATATTATTATCGCCTCATGTTAAAGCCTTTCAATTTAACGAACTGAGGAATGCAACCAGAAACTTCAGACCCGACAGTCTTCTTGGGGAGGGAGGGTTTGGATACGTATTCAAAGGGTGGATAGACGAGCATACTCTTAGCGCTGCAAAGCCGGGATTTGGGATGGTTGTTGCTGTCAAGAGGCTAAAGCCCGAAGGTTTTCAAGGTCACAAGGAGTGGCTG ACTGAAGTTAATTATCTCGGGCAACTTCATCATCCGAACCTGGTTAAACTTATTGGTTACTGCACTGAAGGGGAAAATCGACTTTTGGTGTATGAGTTCATGCCTAAAGGCAGCTTGGAGAATCATCTGTTTAGAA GAGGGCCACAGCCTCTTAATTGGGCTACGAGAATCAAAGTTGCTATCGGTGCTGCCAGGGGCCTTGCTTTCCTGCATGACGCTAAAGAACAAGTTATATATCGGGATTTTAAGGCTTCAAATATTCTCCTAGATGCG GAATTCAATGCAAAATTGTCCGATTTTGGTTTGGCCAAGGCAGGACCGACTGGCGATCGTACTCATGTGTCCACTCAAGTAATGGGTACACATGGCTATGCTGCCCCAGAATATGTAGCGACAG GACGCCTGAGTGCAAAGAGCGATGTATATAGCTTTGGAGTTGTTTTGCTCGAGCTATTGTCAGGGCGTCGAGCAGTTGACAATACAAACGTGGGCGTGGAGCAGAACCTCGTGGACTGGGCTAGACCGTACTTAGGGGACAAGCGGAGGCTATTTCGTATAATGGACACCAAACTCGGGGGGCAGTACCCTCAGAAAGCAGCATACACAGCCGCCAGCCTCGCAGTGCAGTGCTTAAGCCCCGAGCCTAAGCTCAGGCCGTGCATGTCCGACGTTTTGGCTGCACTCGAGGAGCTCCAAGCCCCGAAAGGGTCCTCCAAACTCTTGCAACCAGAGCAGCAACAACGCACTCCCAACCATCCTAGAATGTCGCCACTGAAGCAGCCCCGATCGCCCATGACTCCAACCCCCTCGGCCTCGCCACTGCTAAAGTCCCCGCGGGCAAGGTGA
- the LOC116004649 gene encoding cytochrome P450 82A4-like isoform X1 yields MFCEYQAMDFLSPFRNNITFSTLACTFVLLFLLYKLLLANHKPHGHNQNPAPELPGALPIIGHLHLLMGAKKPAHFIFGSMADKHGPIFRIRLGNQQTLVISSSEIAKECFTTNDKALATRPKSLASQILGFNYTILAVAPYGAFLREIRKILSQEMLSSSRIESLRPTRESHMRKSIKRTFASNYCVDQEYKNKGALTVEMKQWFGRLIMNLTISLIFGEQGDEEEESKVQESIRRMMELFAEPVVGDFFPWLRWLDIGGHEKAMKQTAMEMDSFAQRSIEEHRRKRNNPNFNGKDEDFMDIVLSLFDGASKPSLPNGYDIDVVIKSTCLSVLIGAAETSIVTLTWALCLILNNYSVLERIQDELNTHVGKQRCIEESDLNQLIYLQAVIKETLRLYPPAPLLVPHEAMEDCTVNGYNIQKGTRILVNIAKIHRDPMVWAEPDKFKPDRYLTSHKDIDVRGNNFELIPFSSGRRICPGISLGLQTMQLTLASLFHSFDTRRLSNEPIDMTESSGVTNVKATPLQALLIPRLASNLYG; encoded by the exons ATGTTTTGTGAATACCAAGCCATGGATTTCCTTTCTCCATTCCGCAATAACATCACATTTTCCACTTTAGCCTGCACCTTTGTGCTTCTCTTCTTACTATACAAGTTATTGCTTGCAAACCACAAACCCCATGGACATAACCAAAACCCGGCACCAGAGCTACCAGGCGCCCTCCCTATAATCGGCCATCTCCACCTTCTCATGGGCGCCAAAAAGCCTGCTCACTTCATCTTCGGATCCATGGCGGATAAGCACGGCCCTATCTTCCGAATCAGACTGGGAAACCAACAAACCTTGGTCATCAGCAGCTCCGAAATAGCAAAGGAATGCTTCACAACAAACGACAAAGCCCTAGCCACTCGCCCCAAATCACTAGCCTCTCAAATCCTCGGCTTCAACTACACCATTCTCGCCGTCGCACCTTACGGGGCGTTTTTGCGCGAGATAAGAAAGATACTTTCGCAGGAAATGCTGTCCAGTTCTAGAATCGAGTCTCTAAGACCCACAAGGGAATCCCACATGAGAAAATCCATAAAACGCACTTTTGcgtcaaattattgtgtggaccaggaatataag AACAAGGGCGCATTGACGGTGGAGATGAAGCAATGGTTCGGAAGGCTGATTATGAACCTAACAATTTCGTTGATTTTCGGCGAGCAAGGagacgaagaagaagagagcAAAGTTCAAGAGTCCATTAGGAGAATGATGGAGTTGTTTGCAGAGCCCGTGGTTGGGGATTTTTTCCCGTGGCTGAGATGGTTGGACATCGGGGGACATGAGAAAGCTATGAAGCAGACCGCCATGGAAATGGATAGCTTCGCACAGAGGTCTATAGAGGAGcacagaagaaaaaggaatAACCCCAATTTTAATGGTAAAGATGAAGATTTCATGGACATCGTGTTATCCCTATTTGATGGTGCGTCTAAGCCAAGTCTTCCCAATGGATATGATATTGATGTTGTTATCAAATCCACTTGCCTG AGCGTCTTGATTGGAGCAGCAGAAACAAGTATTGTGACATTGACATGGGCTCTCTGCTTGATACTAAATAATTACAGTGTGCTGGAGAGGATTCAAGATGAGCTAAACACCCATGTTGGAAAGCAAAGATGCATTGAGGAATCTGACTTAAACCAATTGATTTACCTACAAGCTGTCATTAAAGAAACATTGCGTTTATATCCGCCAGCCCCACTCTTGGTACCACATGAAGCCATGGAAGATTGCACTGTCAATGGTTACAACATTCAGAAGGGTACACGAATATTGGTTAACATTGCAAAGATCCATCGTGATCCAATGGTGTGGGCGGAGCCAGATAAGTTTAAACCTGATAGATATTTAACTAGTCACAAAGATATTGACGTTAGGGGCAATAATTTCGAGTTGATTCCATTTAGTAGTGGACGGAGGATATGCCCTGGAATTTCTCTAGGGTTACAAACTATGCAATTGACACTAGCTAGTCTATTTCATAGCTTTGATACAAGAAGGTTGTCAAATGAGCCAATTGACATGACCGAAAGTAGTGGAGTGACTAATGTCAAAGCCACTCCACTACAAGCCCTCCTCATACCACGCTTGGCTTCAAATTTATATGGTTGA
- the LOC116004649 gene encoding cytochrome P450 82A4-like isoform X2, whose protein sequence is MADKHGPFFRIKLGPQQTFVVTNSEIAKECLTTNDKVLATRPKSLASQIIGYNYTILAVAPYGAYLRKIRRILLKELMSSSRIKWLRPIKESHIRKSIKRTFAANYCVDQEYKNKGALTVEMKQWFGRLIMNLTISLIFGEQKVEEGEESKVQESIRRMLELFAEPVVADFLPWLRWLDIGGHEKAMRQTAMEMDSFAQRSIEEHRRKRNNPNFNGKDEDFMDIVLSLFDGASKPSLPNGYDIDVVIKSTCLSVLIGAAETSIVTLTWALCLILNNYSVLERIQDELNTHVGKQRCIEESDLNQLIYLQAVIKETLRLYPPAPLLVPHEAMEDCTVNGYNIQKGTRILVNIAKIHRDPMVWAEPDKFKPDRYLTSHKDIDVRGNNFELIPFSSGRRICPGISLGLQTMQLTLASLFHSFDTRRLSNEPIDMTESSGVTNVKATPLQALLIPRLASNLYG, encoded by the exons ATGGCGGACAAGCACGGCCCTTTCTTCCGAATCAAACTCGGCCCGCAACAAACCTTTGTCGTAACCAACTCGGAAATAGCAAAAGAATGCCTCACAACAAACGACAAAGTCCTAGCCACTCGCCCCAAATCACTAGCCTCTCAAATCATCGGCTACAACTACACCATTCTCGCCGTCGCACCTTACGGGGCCTATTTGCGCAAAATCCGAAGAATACTTTTGAAGGAGTTGATGTCTAGTTCTAGAATCAAGTGGCTAAGACCCATAAAGGAATCCCACATCAGAAAATCCATAAAACGCACTTttgcggcaaattattgtgtggaccaggaatataag AACAAGGGCGCATTGACGGTGGAGATGAAGCAATGGTTCGGAAGGCTGATTATGAACCTAACAATTTCGTTGATTTTCGGGGAACAAAAAgttgaagaaggagaagaaagcAAAGTTCAAGAGTCTATTCGGAGAATGCTGGAGTTGTTTGCGGAGCCCGTGGTTGCGGATTTTTTGCCGTGGCTGAGATGGTTGGATATCGGGGGACATGAGAAAGCTATGAGGCAGACCGCCATGGAAATGGATAGCTTCGCACAGAG GTCTATAGAGGAGcacagaagaaaaaggaatAACCCCAATTTTAATGGTAAAGATGAAGATTTCATGGACATCGTGTTATCCCTATTTGATGGTGCGTCTAAGCCAAGTCTTCCCAATGGATATGATATTGATGTTGTTATCAAATCCACTTGCCTG AGCGTCTTGATTGGAGCAGCAGAAACAAGTATTGTGACATTGACATGGGCTCTCTGCTTGATACTAAATAATTACAGTGTGCTGGAGAGGATTCAAGATGAGCTAAACACCCATGTTGGAAAGCAAAGATGCATTGAGGAATCTGACTTAAACCAATTGATTTACCTACAAGCTGTCATTAAAGAAACATTGCGTTTATATCCGCCAGCCCCACTCTTGGTACCACATGAAGCCATGGAAGATTGCACTGTCAATGGTTACAACATTCAGAAGGGTACACGAATATTGGTTAACATTGCAAAGATCCATCGTGATCCAATGGTGTGGGCGGAGCCAGATAAGTTTAAACCTGATAGATATTTAACTAGTCACAAAGATATTGACGTTAGGGGCAATAATTTCGAGTTGATTCCATTTAGTAGTGGACGGAGGATATGCCCTGGAATTTCTCTAGGGTTACAAACTATGCAATTGACACTAGCTAGTCTATTTCATAGCTTTGATACAAGAAGGTTGTCAAATGAGCCAATTGACATGACCGAAAGTAGTGGAGTGACTAATGTCAAAGCCACTCCACTACAAGCCCTCCTCATACCACGCTTGGCTTCAAATTTATATGGTTGA